From Watersipora subatra chromosome 2, tzWatSuba1.1, whole genome shotgun sequence, one genomic window encodes:
- the LOC137387577 gene encoding uncharacterized protein isoform X1, translating into MVKPTRPHSVLCKSNVLFLGHSSPTQNREGLEALSEPLRRAYPAHATDELEGINAFLTIYTSGMQLQLVDGHNPPVFWFPIQNLYLAAANKCVNYVDPATRAIRDSKFVELANREAQESSHAPLFSFISQQFRGGQAQAYTFMTKTDESAFGLVEAAKFAYDNKSGHTTERIPSEIAADEIVTDGESDSEMSGTPNIVNVDSLRRNSDDGNMFPRRLVRRQKLELLRPNRSFRRNEPPLRVNPSLNRSEQLSYAVPPPPRPVFAPMGTPRSPPAVRERVKVVQPPPLYIRAPPPKVVYVKEPPKIIQTPPQIIRQVVEVDRPVERIKEVPRYIRSEPEIIEKQVPVQVPVEVKVPYPVRAPTPPPQVYEKEVRVEVPVEVQVPVEVQVPVPVRAPTPPPQVIEVPVPFEVRAPTPPREIIEVPVPYEVRAPTPPPQIIEVPVQVPVYIESEPQIIREPPQIQEIPVPYPVEVPYQVPVEVPHLFPVPLPHRSKRHRRPKRREYYNDQLLDRQYRQGYFLPREFRELGFEVQHDKKDRRSRHRRRNRSSSSDSSPIRWEHRDRRDFGISNGLAGIQITELDDRGRPLRENNERNRRNDYSPRRQGRGEHEEADGYDFYRPSIESRRRDRGGRRDDDGLDYRVKVRSANYNQRRRDEDFSPATREYASQMPAHLSDSDSDLPPPPMSSRSQANRQFY; encoded by the exons ATGGTGAAGCCAACACGGCCACACAGCGTTCTGTGCAAGTCGAATGTCCTGTTTCTTGGACATTCCTCGCCAACACAAAACAGAGAAGGGCTTGAAGCGCTGTCGGAGCCACTGCGAAGAGCCTATCCCGCTCACGCGACTGACGAACTAGAAGGGATTAATGCCTTCCTCACTATCTATACATCGGGAATGCAACTCCAGCTTGTAGATGGCCACAACCCACCAGTGTTTTGGTTTCCGATACAAAACTTATATCTAGCGGCAGCCAACAAATGCGTTAACTACGTTGATCCAGCAACTCGAGCTATTCGAGACAGCAAATTTGTAGAGTTGGCGAACAGAGAAGCCCAAGAGAGCTCACACGCTCCTCTTTTCTCGTTCATTTCGCAGCAGTTCAGAGGAGGCCAGGCGCAAGCCTATACCTTCATGACGAAAACCGATGAGTCGGCCTTCGGACTTGTAGAGGCAGCTAAATTTGCTTATGACAACAAAAGTGGTCACACTACGGAGAGGATTCCCTCAGAG ATTGCTGCCGACGAGATTGTCACCGATGGAGAGAGTGACAGCGAGATGTCTGGCACACCTAATATTGTTAATGTTGATTCATTGCGACGGAATAGTGATGATGGCAATATGTTTCCAAGGAGACTCGTGAGAAGGCAAAAGCTTGAGCTATTACGGCCGAATCGATCATTCAGACGAAATGAGCCACCACTTCGAGTAAACCCTTCCCTCAACAGATCTGAACAGCTATCCTACGCCGTACCCCCGCCACCTCGACCAGTTTTTGCCCCAATGGGAACACCCCGATCACCGCCTGCTGTGCGAGAGAGGGTCAAGGTTGTTCAGCCACCACCCTTGTACATCAGAGCACCACCACCAAAGGTTGTCTATGTAAAGGAGCCGCCCAAGATAATACAAACTCCGCCTCAAATTATACG ACAAGTGGTTGAGGTCGATCGACCAGTGGAAAGAATCAAGGAGGTGCCACGCTATATAAGATCTGAACCTGAG ATCATAGAAAAACAAGTACCTGTTCAAGTACCAGTTGAAGTAAAGGTTCCTTATCCGGTTAGAGCTCCAACCCCTCCGCCCCAA GTGTATGAGAAAGAGGTGAGAGTAGAAGTACCGGTTGAAGTGCAGGTGCCCGTAGAGGTGCAGGTACCTGTCCCAGTCAGAGCCCCGACACCTCCTCCTCAG GTAATTGAAGTTCCTGTGCCTTTCGAGGTTAGGGCTCCAACACCACCTCGAGAGATAATCGAAGTTCCTGTGCCCTATGAAGTAAGGGCGCCAACTCCTCCTCCTCAAATAATTGAAGTACCAGTTCAAGTACCAGTCTATATCGAAAGTGAGCCTCAAATAATAAGGGAGCCACCACAAATTCAAGAAATTCCGGTTCCCTATCCTGTGGAAGTTCCTTATCAAGTGCCAGTAGAAGTTCCACATCTATTTCCTGTACCTCTTCCACACCGATCTAAACGGCATCGTCGACCAAAA AGAAGAGAGTACTACAACGACCAGCTGCTTGATCGACAGTACAGACAAGGCTACTTTCTACCTAGAGAATTTCGAGAGCTGGGCTTCGAGGTGCAACACGACAAAAAAGATAGGCGCTCACGCCATCGACGCAGAAACCGAAGCAGTTCTAGCGACTCCTCCCCCATCAGATGGGAGCATCGAGATCGAAGAGACTTTGGGATCAG CAATGGTTTGGCCGGCATACAAATAACTGAATTAGACGATCGGGGTCGACCTTTGCGAGAGAACAATGAAAGAAATAGGAGAAATGACTACAGTCCGAGGAGACAGGGGAGAGGAGAACATGAAGAAGCTGATGGTTATGACTTCTACAG GCCAAGCATTGAAAGCAGACGGAGAGACAGAGGTGGCCGGAGAGATGACGATGGCTTAGATTATCGTGTAAAG GTACGATCTGCCAACTACAATCAAAGGAGACGCGATGAAGACTTCTCTCCTGCGACTAGAGAATACGCAAGCCAAATGCCTGCACATTTAAGTGACTCAGACAGTGACCTCCCACCTCCTCCTATGTCATCGAGGAGCCAAGCTAACAGACAGTTTTATTGA
- the LOC137387577 gene encoding uncharacterized protein isoform X2 — protein sequence MVKPTRPHSVLCKSNVLFLGHSSPTQNREGLEALSEPLRRAYPAHATDELEGINAFLTIYTSGMQLQLVDGHNPPVFWFPIQNLYLAAANKCVNYVDPATRAIRDSKFVELANREAQESSHAPLFSFISQQFRGGQAQAYTFMTKTDESAFGLVEAAKFAYDNKSGHTTERIPSEIAADEIVTDGESDSEMSGTPNIVNVDSLRRNSDDGNMFPRRLVRRQKLELLRPNRSFRRNEPPLRVNPSLNRSEQLSYAVPPPPRPVFAPMGTPRSPPAVRERVKVVQPPPLYIRAPPPKVVYVKEPPKIIQTPPQIIRQVVEVDRPVERIKEVPRYIRSEPEIIEKQVPVQVPVEVKVPYPVRAPTPPPQVYEKEVRVEVPVEVQVPVEVQVPVPVRAPTPPPQVIEVPVPFEVRAPTPPREIIEVPVPYEVRAPTPPPQIIEVPVQVPVYIESEPQIIREPPQIQEIPVPYPVEVPYQVPVEVPHLFPVPLPHRSKRHRRPKRREYYNDQLLDRQYRQGYFLPREFRELGFEVQHDKKDRRSRHRRRNRSSSSDSSPIRWEHRDRRDFGISNGLAGIQITELDDRGRPLRENNERNRRNDYSPRRQGRGEHEEADGYDFYRPSIESRRRDRGGRRDDDGLDYRVKRGRDRGITDFVVY from the exons ATGGTGAAGCCAACACGGCCACACAGCGTTCTGTGCAAGTCGAATGTCCTGTTTCTTGGACATTCCTCGCCAACACAAAACAGAGAAGGGCTTGAAGCGCTGTCGGAGCCACTGCGAAGAGCCTATCCCGCTCACGCGACTGACGAACTAGAAGGGATTAATGCCTTCCTCACTATCTATACATCGGGAATGCAACTCCAGCTTGTAGATGGCCACAACCCACCAGTGTTTTGGTTTCCGATACAAAACTTATATCTAGCGGCAGCCAACAAATGCGTTAACTACGTTGATCCAGCAACTCGAGCTATTCGAGACAGCAAATTTGTAGAGTTGGCGAACAGAGAAGCCCAAGAGAGCTCACACGCTCCTCTTTTCTCGTTCATTTCGCAGCAGTTCAGAGGAGGCCAGGCGCAAGCCTATACCTTCATGACGAAAACCGATGAGTCGGCCTTCGGACTTGTAGAGGCAGCTAAATTTGCTTATGACAACAAAAGTGGTCACACTACGGAGAGGATTCCCTCAGAG ATTGCTGCCGACGAGATTGTCACCGATGGAGAGAGTGACAGCGAGATGTCTGGCACACCTAATATTGTTAATGTTGATTCATTGCGACGGAATAGTGATGATGGCAATATGTTTCCAAGGAGACTCGTGAGAAGGCAAAAGCTTGAGCTATTACGGCCGAATCGATCATTCAGACGAAATGAGCCACCACTTCGAGTAAACCCTTCCCTCAACAGATCTGAACAGCTATCCTACGCCGTACCCCCGCCACCTCGACCAGTTTTTGCCCCAATGGGAACACCCCGATCACCGCCTGCTGTGCGAGAGAGGGTCAAGGTTGTTCAGCCACCACCCTTGTACATCAGAGCACCACCACCAAAGGTTGTCTATGTAAAGGAGCCGCCCAAGATAATACAAACTCCGCCTCAAATTATACG ACAAGTGGTTGAGGTCGATCGACCAGTGGAAAGAATCAAGGAGGTGCCACGCTATATAAGATCTGAACCTGAG ATCATAGAAAAACAAGTACCTGTTCAAGTACCAGTTGAAGTAAAGGTTCCTTATCCGGTTAGAGCTCCAACCCCTCCGCCCCAA GTGTATGAGAAAGAGGTGAGAGTAGAAGTACCGGTTGAAGTGCAGGTGCCCGTAGAGGTGCAGGTACCTGTCCCAGTCAGAGCCCCGACACCTCCTCCTCAG GTAATTGAAGTTCCTGTGCCTTTCGAGGTTAGGGCTCCAACACCACCTCGAGAGATAATCGAAGTTCCTGTGCCCTATGAAGTAAGGGCGCCAACTCCTCCTCCTCAAATAATTGAAGTACCAGTTCAAGTACCAGTCTATATCGAAAGTGAGCCTCAAATAATAAGGGAGCCACCACAAATTCAAGAAATTCCGGTTCCCTATCCTGTGGAAGTTCCTTATCAAGTGCCAGTAGAAGTTCCACATCTATTTCCTGTACCTCTTCCACACCGATCTAAACGGCATCGTCGACCAAAA AGAAGAGAGTACTACAACGACCAGCTGCTTGATCGACAGTACAGACAAGGCTACTTTCTACCTAGAGAATTTCGAGAGCTGGGCTTCGAGGTGCAACACGACAAAAAAGATAGGCGCTCACGCCATCGACGCAGAAACCGAAGCAGTTCTAGCGACTCCTCCCCCATCAGATGGGAGCATCGAGATCGAAGAGACTTTGGGATCAG CAATGGTTTGGCCGGCATACAAATAACTGAATTAGACGATCGGGGTCGACCTTTGCGAGAGAACAATGAAAGAAATAGGAGAAATGACTACAGTCCGAGGAGACAGGGGAGAGGAGAACATGAAGAAGCTGATGGTTATGACTTCTACAG GCCAAGCATTGAAAGCAGACGGAGAGACAGAGGTGGCCGGAGAGATGACGATGGCTTAGATTATCGTGTAAAG AGAGGCAGAGACAGAGGAATTACAGACTTTGTTGTCTACTAG
- the LOC137386909 gene encoding mitochondrial tRNA-specific 2-thiouridylase 1-like, whose amino-acid sequence MQRSVRKIAVAMSGGVDSTVAAIILKRKGYDVTGVHMANWSEYDEHGYCQGESDYLDAQKVADSLDIPLKKLTFEKEYWNQVFSQVVDGYATGITPNPDILCNKYIKFGALFNHVMDKMGVDWLATGHYARLRYSREGAQLLRARDEQKDQTFFLAQVSTESLRRTMFPIGDFLKQDVRRLARLCHLNKIANKRESFGLCFVGERNFSEFINEYVSTPPGDMVDVDTGKSVSTHNGIHNWTVGQRAHIQGQRTRYYVCEIDAKSNIIYMAAGRYHPARHSLTITCGQLHWLSEKHKRCFEEKRVLICQVRTRHRAEIIPCNVCGTNDPNKVIVEPAQPINGLVAPGQFSVFYDGLECIGSAPIIERSSEPLALDELLAS is encoded by the exons ATGCAACGTTCTGTGCGCAAAATTGCTGTAGCAATGTCTGGTGGAGTTGACAGTACAGTGGCAGCTATCATTCTTAAAAGGAAAG GATATGATGTTACTGGAGTGCACATGGCCAACTGGAGCGAGTACGACGAACATGGCTATTGTCAGGGTGAAAGCGATTATTTAGATGCTCAGAAAGTTGCCGACTCGCTGGACATTCCTCTAAAAAAGCTCACTTTCGAGAAGGAATACTGGAATCAAGTTTTTAG CCAGGTTGTAGACGGCTATGCCACTGGCATAACCCCTAATCCAGACATTCTCTGCAACAAGTATATCAAGTTTGGTGCCCTCTTTAACCATGTAATGGACAAAATGGGAGTGGACTGGCTGGCTACTGGTCACTATGCTAGACTCAGGTATTCCAGAGAAG GCGCGCAGTTGTTGCGAGCCAGAGATGAGCAGAAGGACCAGACATTTTTTTTAGCTCAGGTAAGTACTGAAAGCCTGCGCAGAACCATGTTTCCTATTGGAGACTTTCTCAAGCAGGACGTAAGGAGACTCGCTAGGCTCTGTCACCTGAATAAAATTGCAAACAAGCGAGAG AGTTTTGGATTATGCTTTGTTGGTGAGCGAAACTTCAGCGAATTCATAAATGAG TATGTCAGCACACCGCCAGGGGACATGGTGGATGTTGATACGGGCAAGTCTGTCTCCACCCACAACGGGATACATAACTGGACCGTAGGACAGAGGGCTCACATACAAGGACAAAGAACTAGATATTACGTATGTGAGATAGATGCTAAATCCAATATAATCTACATG GCCGCTGGTAGATATCATCCTGCCCGTCACAGTCTCACTATTACCTGCGGGCAGCTACATTGGCTGTCAGAAAAGCACAAGAGATGTTTCGAAGAGAAAAGAGTGTTGATATGCCAAGTACGGACAAGGCATCGAGCAGAGATTATACCTTGTAATGTGTGTGGCACGAATGATCCTAATAAGGTAATTGTTGAGCCAGCTCAGCCAATCAATGGTCTCGTAGCACCTGGACAGTTTTCAGTTTTCTATGACGGTCTGGAATGTATCGGCAGTGCACCAATTATTGAACGTAGCTCTGAACCGTTAGCCTTAGACGAGCTCCTAGCCTCATAA